One window of the Chitinophaga niabensis genome contains the following:
- a CDS encoding response regulator, giving the protein MNQINILWVDDEIESLKSQIIFLESKGYKVSALTNGYDALEFLKENIVDVVLLDESMPGITGLETLGKIKEINQQIPIVMITKNEAENVMDDAIGSQITDYLIKPVNPNQVLLSLKKIIDNKRLVAEKTTTAYQQQFRTLFMALNDNPDHAEWAEIYKKLVYWEMEMSKSDSPEMMEILHSQKAEANAEFAKFIARNYSSWMQPKAKDAPVMSHTLFSQKVVPNLDPNVPNFFILIDNLRYDQWKVIQPIFAESFRLVEEETIYSILPTSTQYSRNAIFAGMLPIDIEARFPQEWRNDDEEGGKNLHEEYFLKEQLARLKMDPRFSYTKVTNHADGQHMVNNIHNLLDFPLNVIVYNFVDMLSHARTEMEVLKELAADEIAYRSITASWFEHSPLYQALKRIADKKVNLIIATDHGSVRVKNPVKVIGDKQTTTNLRYKHGRNLNYDPKEVLAFRDPKEAGLPRPNVNSSYIFAREDGYLCYPNNYNYFVNYYRNTFQHGGISLEEMIVPVARMVSK; this is encoded by the coding sequence ATGAACCAAATCAACATACTCTGGGTAGATGATGAAATAGAATCTTTGAAATCGCAGATCATTTTCCTCGAAAGCAAAGGCTACAAAGTTTCCGCCCTTACAAACGGCTATGACGCCCTGGAGTTCCTGAAAGAGAATATTGTAGATGTAGTACTGCTCGATGAATCCATGCCCGGCATCACCGGCCTGGAAACATTGGGCAAGATCAAGGAGATCAACCAGCAGATCCCCATTGTGATGATCACGAAGAACGAGGCAGAGAATGTGATGGACGATGCCATTGGCTCCCAGATCACGGATTACCTGATCAAACCCGTGAATCCCAACCAGGTACTGCTTTCCCTTAAAAAGATCATAGACAATAAAAGACTGGTGGCTGAAAAGACCACCACGGCCTATCAGCAGCAGTTCCGCACCTTGTTCATGGCCCTGAATGATAACCCGGACCATGCCGAGTGGGCAGAGATCTATAAAAAGCTGGTGTACTGGGAAATGGAAATGAGCAAGAGCGACAGCCCGGAAATGATGGAGATCCTGCATTCCCAGAAAGCCGAAGCCAACGCAGAATTTGCCAAGTTCATTGCCCGCAACTACAGCAGCTGGATGCAACCCAAAGCAAAGGACGCTCCTGTTATGAGCCATACTTTGTTTTCGCAGAAAGTGGTGCCCAACCTGGACCCAAATGTGCCTAACTTCTTCATTCTGATAGATAATCTGCGGTATGACCAGTGGAAAGTGATCCAGCCTATTTTCGCCGAATCCTTCCGCCTGGTAGAGGAAGAAACCATTTACAGCATTCTCCCTACTTCCACCCAATATAGCCGCAATGCTATATTTGCCGGGATGTTACCCATTGATATCGAAGCCAGATTCCCCCAGGAATGGCGGAATGATGATGAGGAAGGAGGAAAGAACCTGCATGAAGAGTATTTCCTGAAAGAGCAGCTGGCACGCCTGAAAATGGACCCGCGGTTCTCTTATACCAAAGTGACCAACCATGCGGACGGACAGCATATGGTGAACAATATCCATAACCTGCTGGATTTTCCGCTGAATGTGATCGTTTATAATTTTGTGGACATGCTCAGCCATGCCCGTACGGAAATGGAAGTGCTCAAAGAACTGGCCGCAGATGAAATTGCCTATCGCTCCATCACAGCCAGCTGGTTTGAACATTCCCCGCTGTACCAGGCTTTAAAGCGGATAGCGGATAAAAAAGTGAACCTTATTATTGCCACAGACCATGGCAGCGTAAGGGTGAAAAATCCCGTAAAAGTGATCGGGGATAAGCAGACCACCACCAATCTGCGTTATAAACATGGCCGCAACTTAAACTACGATCCAAAAGAGGTGCTGGCCTTCCGTGATCCTAAAGAAGCCGGGCTGCCGAGGCCAAATGTCAATTCTTCTTATATCTTTGCGCGCGAAGACGGGTATCTTTGCTATCCCAACAATTATAATTATTTCGTGAACTATTACCGCAATACATTCCAGCACGGCGGCATTTCTCTGGAAGAAATGATCGTTCCGGTAGCCCGGATGGTGAGTAAATAG
- a CDS encoding MBL fold metallo-hydrolase: protein MKVTFLGTGTSQGVPVIACPCKICASNDPRDKRLRSSILIASDAGNIVVDTTPDFRYQMLRAEVKHLEAVLITHSHKDHIAGMDDIRAFNYFQQQPIDIYASDFSQNVIIREFSYAFADFKYPGIPEMNLRTIMDDPFVINGLQFIPINVMHHKMPVLGFRFGDFTYITDANYIAPEEKEKIKGSKVLVLNALRREQHISHFTLDEAIALGKELQIPQVYFTHISHQLGLHAEVNPTLPEGMALAYDGLEVDL, encoded by the coding sequence TTGAAAGTTACATTCCTCGGAACGGGCACTTCACAAGGCGTACCAGTTATTGCCTGCCCCTGTAAAATATGTGCATCAAATGATCCGCGCGACAAACGGTTGCGCAGCAGCATCCTGATTGCCTCAGATGCAGGGAATATTGTGGTAGATACCACACCTGATTTCCGTTACCAGATGTTACGCGCAGAGGTAAAACACCTGGAAGCCGTATTGATCACACATTCTCATAAAGATCATATCGCCGGGATGGATGACATCCGGGCATTCAATTATTTTCAGCAACAACCCATTGATATCTATGCATCAGACTTTTCACAGAATGTGATCATTCGTGAATTCTCTTATGCTTTCGCTGATTTTAAATACCCCGGCATCCCGGAAATGAACCTTCGCACCATTATGGACGATCCGTTTGTGATCAATGGCCTGCAGTTCATTCCCATCAATGTGATGCACCATAAAATGCCGGTGCTGGGTTTCCGCTTCGGCGATTTTACTTATATCACGGATGCTAACTACATAGCACCGGAAGAAAAAGAAAAGATCAAAGGCTCAAAGGTGTTAGTGCTGAATGCGCTCCGCCGTGAGCAGCATATCTCCCATTTTACCCTGGATGAAGCGATTGCGCTGGGAAAAGAATTACAGATACCCCAGGTGTACTTCACGCATATCAGCCACCAGCTTGGCCTGCATGCAGAAGTAAATCCCACACTGCCGGAAGGGATGGCGCTGGCATACGATGGGCTGGAAGTGGATTTGTAA
- a CDS encoding ComEA family DNA-binding protein, whose product MLKEFFAFSRRERTGIACLLSLIVLLWCVPIAWSYFRSDIVFTDTTGFHAAALQLHEMMKDTATETSRYKHRKQFVAFKRDSFPRFQKKVLVVDINRADSLLWEQLPGIGPVLARRILYFRERLGGFHSIAQVGETYGLADSVFNKIQPLLRLGDVSLRKIDLNETDEKSLADHPYINTKLARVIIRYRNSHGPFSQVEGLKGIALVDDSIYRKLEKYLVVN is encoded by the coding sequence GTGTTGAAAGAATTTTTCGCTTTTTCCCGCCGTGAGCGTACAGGAATTGCCTGTTTGTTAAGCCTGATAGTATTGCTCTGGTGTGTACCCATTGCCTGGTCTTATTTCCGTTCGGATATTGTTTTTACAGATACCACAGGGTTTCATGCTGCTGCATTGCAATTGCATGAAATGATGAAGGATACTGCAACTGAAACCAGCCGGTATAAGCACAGGAAACAGTTTGTGGCGTTTAAAAGAGATAGTTTCCCCCGGTTTCAAAAGAAGGTATTAGTGGTGGATATCAATAGGGCGGATTCCTTACTATGGGAGCAATTACCCGGTATCGGACCCGTGCTGGCCAGGAGGATCCTATACTTCAGGGAGCGGCTGGGAGGCTTTCATTCCATTGCCCAGGTGGGGGAAACCTATGGTTTGGCCGATTCTGTATTTAATAAAATTCAACCGTTGTTACGGCTGGGTGATGTTTCACTAAGAAAGATCGATCTCAATGAGACAGATGAAAAATCTTTGGCCGATCATCCATACATCAACACGAAACTGGCCCGTGTGATCATAAGGTATCGCAATAGCCACGGGCCTTTCAGCCAGGTGGAGGGCCTTAAAGGCATCGCTTTGGTGGATGACTCTATTTATCGTAAACTTGAAAAATACTTAGTGGTCAATTAA
- a CDS encoding acyl-CoA dehydrogenase family protein, producing MNFQPTEMQQQIAQVIRDFGKTHMQAHNILEWDETQFFPVELFKKLGELGLMGVMVPEQYGGSGLGYLEYVTVVSEISRICGAIGLSVAAHNSLCTGHILQFANEEQKQKYLPKLATAEWIGAWGLTEPNTGSDAMNMKCVARKEGNEWVINGTKCWITHGKSGDVAVVIARTGEVRDSRGMSAFIVERGTPGFSGGKKENKLGMRASETAEMIFDNCRIPAENLLGKEGEGFIQSMKVLDGGRISIAALSLGIAKGAYDAALKYSQERYQFDQPIANFQGISFKLADMHTQIAAAELLTLQAADMKNNHLPMTKQAAMAKYYASEVAVSTANDAVQIFGGYGYTKDFPVEKYYRDAKLCTIGEGTSEIQKIVIAREALRE from the coding sequence ATGAACTTTCAGCCAACGGAAATGCAACAACAGATTGCGCAAGTGATCCGCGATTTCGGTAAAACACATATGCAAGCCCATAATATCCTGGAATGGGATGAAACACAATTCTTTCCCGTAGAACTATTCAAAAAACTGGGTGAACTGGGCCTGATGGGCGTAATGGTACCAGAACAATACGGCGGCTCCGGGCTGGGGTATCTTGAATACGTTACAGTAGTAAGTGAAATATCACGCATCTGTGGCGCTATCGGATTAAGTGTGGCAGCGCATAATTCATTGTGCACAGGGCATATCCTCCAATTTGCAAACGAAGAACAAAAACAGAAATATCTCCCCAAGCTGGCTACCGCAGAATGGATCGGCGCATGGGGCCTCACAGAACCCAACACCGGCTCTGATGCTATGAACATGAAATGTGTGGCACGCAAAGAAGGAAATGAATGGGTGATCAATGGCACCAAATGCTGGATCACACATGGTAAGAGCGGGGATGTGGCTGTTGTGATCGCCCGTACAGGAGAGGTAAGAGATAGCCGCGGTATGAGTGCTTTTATCGTAGAAAGAGGCACACCTGGTTTTAGTGGCGGCAAGAAGGAAAATAAATTAGGGATGAGGGCTTCTGAAACCGCAGAGATGATCTTCGACAACTGCCGTATCCCTGCAGAGAACCTGTTGGGCAAAGAGGGAGAGGGTTTTATTCAATCCATGAAAGTATTGGACGGCGGGCGCATTTCTATCGCAGCATTATCCCTGGGCATTGCCAAAGGGGCTTATGATGCTGCATTAAAATATTCACAGGAACGTTACCAGTTTGATCAGCCGATCGCCAACTTCCAGGGTATCTCCTTCAAGTTAGCAGATATGCATACCCAGATCGCAGCGGCGGAACTGCTCACCCTGCAGGCTGCAGATATGAAGAACAATCATCTGCCTATGACCAAACAGGCAGCCATGGCAAAGTATTATGCTTCCGAAGTAGCGGTAAGCACAGCAAACGATGCCGTGCAGATCTTTGGGGGATATGGTTATACAAAGGATTTTCCGGTAGAGAAATATTACCGGGATGCGAAGTTGTGTACGATAGGAGAGGGAACTTCGGAGATACAGAAGATAGTGATAGCGCGGGAAGCGTTAAGGGAATAA
- a CDS encoding DUF4998 domain-containing protein — MQKYSVSSLLLPALLAVLFISCSKMDASFKDYVVPGGITYVGRADSINVHPGRGRIKITWLRGTDPKTTQAVVYWNNKADSLVFPITQKNPKDTVSVLLTNMQENTYTFNIYTMDADKNRSIRVDVQGTVYNTVYESVILSRPIGTVAIAGDDVTLTWLAGDTASFSTEINYVNIAGIEKRTYIAANESLILLEDVQEGSSVTFRSLYKPSPLSLDTFYTAYVSRPLNMALAKPVKQSSSSATTLVDGSLTTFWQPAAADRTDDKKVWVTVDLKTPRAFNQVKHYWTVGNALIQSYKVLASNDEAVWETLYEKTSAPVLTEDANFNTVTKRYVRLEFTIKTDGNLNITEVEVYNKK, encoded by the coding sequence ATGCAAAAATATTCTGTATCCAGCCTGCTACTACCTGCATTGTTGGCGGTACTGTTCATATCCTGCAGTAAAATGGATGCCTCCTTCAAGGACTATGTTGTGCCAGGTGGCATCACTTATGTGGGAAGAGCGGATTCAATAAATGTACATCCGGGCAGAGGCAGGATCAAAATAACATGGTTACGCGGCACTGATCCTAAAACCACTCAAGCGGTAGTTTACTGGAATAATAAAGCAGATTCCCTTGTTTTTCCGATCACACAAAAAAATCCAAAGGACACCGTAAGCGTGTTACTCACCAATATGCAGGAGAACACCTACACATTCAACATCTACACAATGGATGCTGATAAAAACAGGTCTATCCGGGTAGATGTGCAGGGTACTGTATACAACACCGTATACGAGTCCGTGATCCTCTCACGCCCCATTGGCACCGTTGCCATTGCAGGTGATGACGTAACATTAACCTGGCTGGCCGGCGATACCGCTTCTTTCAGTACTGAAATCAATTATGTGAACATTGCGGGCATTGAGAAGCGTACCTATATTGCCGCCAATGAAAGCTTAATATTACTTGAAGATGTGCAGGAAGGTTCTTCTGTAACTTTCCGTTCTCTTTACAAACCATCTCCCCTTAGCCTGGATACTTTCTACACCGCTTATGTATCCAGACCATTGAATATGGCACTGGCCAAACCGGTGAAACAAAGTTCATCTTCCGCTACCACATTGGTAGATGGCAGCCTGACCACTTTCTGGCAACCAGCTGCAGCGGACCGGACGGATGATAAAAAAGTATGGGTAACAGTAGACCTAAAAACGCCCAGGGCCTTTAACCAGGTGAAACATTACTGGACTGTAGGGAATGCTTTGATACAAAGCTATAAGGTACTTGCATCAAATGATGAAGCTGTCTGGGAAACATTGTATGAGAAAACATCGGCACCCGTATTAACGGAAGATGCAAATTTCAATACGGTAACCAAACGGTACGTGAGGCTTGAATTCACCATCAAAACAGATGGCAACCTTAATATAACAGAGGTTGAAGTTTACAACAAAAAATAG
- a CDS encoding DUF5000 domain-containing lipoprotein, whose product MKRHHILILLLGLFLWSSCKEKGQLIYMDDSAPAPAPVTNITVVQTPGGAKLHYKIPSDKNLLFVKAVYDIQPGVFRESETSIFKDTLIIEGFGDTQPHEVKIYSVGRNKKESAPVSVTVTPLTPPVHSVFTTLTLKETFGGASVTFQNQSEASLAIVLMRDTTGKGDWTDVTTYYTASPKGAFSARGFDTIPIKFATYVRDRWNNKSDTLIHTLKPIFETKLDRLGFKEVSLPTDVNIGHVFSNLSPRNISFLFNNVWGAGNTNDCFHTRPNEPKMPQWFTFDIGAECNLSRFKLYHRGGTSGFYRGGDPKKFEIWGSNNPNTNGDFDASWTLLAAFQSVKPSGSPLGTNTSEDEAFAVTNGEDFEFPPGTPSVRYLRFKTTETWGLFQYIYISELVFWGAKK is encoded by the coding sequence ATGAAAAGGCATCACATTCTTATATTACTGCTGGGGCTTTTCCTCTGGTCTTCCTGCAAGGAAAAGGGTCAGCTTATATATATGGACGACAGTGCGCCAGCTCCGGCACCGGTAACAAATATAACCGTTGTTCAAACTCCTGGTGGCGCTAAACTTCATTACAAGATCCCTTCAGACAAAAATCTGCTTTTTGTAAAGGCAGTGTATGATATACAGCCAGGCGTATTCAGGGAAAGTGAAACCTCTATTTTCAAGGATACACTGATAATAGAAGGCTTTGGCGATACGCAACCACACGAGGTGAAGATCTATTCTGTAGGCCGGAATAAAAAAGAGTCCGCTCCCGTAAGCGTTACCGTTACTCCTTTAACACCTCCTGTACACTCTGTATTTACCACTCTCACGCTGAAGGAAACATTCGGCGGCGCCTCAGTTACTTTTCAAAATCAATCAGAAGCTTCTCTTGCCATTGTATTGATGAGGGATACAACAGGTAAAGGTGATTGGACGGACGTAACTACTTATTATACGGCATCTCCCAAGGGCGCATTCTCCGCACGTGGGTTTGATACAATTCCCATTAAATTTGCCACATACGTACGGGACCGTTGGAATAATAAGTCTGATACTTTGATTCACACGCTCAAACCCATTTTTGAAACAAAACTGGACCGCCTTGGTTTTAAAGAAGTATCACTGCCTACAGACGTTAACATAGGGCACGTTTTCTCCAATCTGAGTCCGCGTAACATCAGCTTTTTGTTCAACAATGTTTGGGGTGCCGGCAATACAAACGACTGCTTCCATACAAGGCCCAATGAACCTAAAATGCCACAATGGTTCACTTTCGATATTGGTGCAGAATGTAACCTGAGCCGGTTCAAACTTTATCATCGTGGCGGTACAAGTGGTTTTTACCGCGGGGGAGATCCAAAGAAGTTTGAGATATGGGGAAGTAATAATCCGAATACAAATGGCGACTTTGATGCCAGCTGGACATTATTAGCCGCTTTCCAATCGGTTAAACCTTCCGGATCACCATTAGGTACCAATACTTCAGAAGACGAAGCTTTTGCCGTAACCAACGGGGAAGATTTTGAGTTCCCTCCTGGTACACCATCTGTAAGGTATCTCCGTTTCAAAACAACTGAAACATGGGGCCTGTTCCAATATATTTATATTTCAGAGCTGGTGTTCTGGGGTGCTAAAAAGTAA
- a CDS encoding RagB/SusD family nutrient uptake outer membrane protein — MKIKYTWRIIVGAILVLPLLNSCKKYLDVVPDYVATIENAFTMRKEAEKYLFTCYSYLPADGNPSANPGLTSGDELSLIYPFVASALQPPPYHIARGFQNVVDPYANYWDGTQQGKKLFIGLRDCNIFLENINKVPDINSDDRRRWIAEVKFLKAYYHFYLLRHYGPIPLIKENLPLEASNEAVRVYRDPVDSCFEYIVKLMDEAKDDLPVTILNETDELGRITKPICLAIKAKILVTAASPLFNGNADYSSYVDNRGIRLFNTTKDDTKWVKAAEACKEAVDLCNEVGLKLYTFVPGALQTPLAPETIIQLSLRNAVTEKWNSEIIWANTNSMSNPLQILNIPRGIDPAQAGNTAPRGQMAPPLKMAELFYTKNGVPISEDRTWDYSGRYGLRTALNAERFNIEEGYTTASLHFDRENRFYANIAFDGGKWYGYGQTDDTKSITLKAKKGQASSQQVNFSYSTTGYWVKKLVNYQNIVGANSTLTIRDYPWPQMRLADLYLMYAEALNEKDGPTPEALSWINLVRARAAIPSVETAWTTYAKNPAAFQTKDGLRKIIHQERLIELAFEGHRFYDLRRWKEAMSVLNAPVTGWDLDQATPEAYYRVRPIYTQTFSLKDYFWPIRENNLTVNRNLLQSPGW; from the coding sequence ATGAAAATCAAATATACATGGAGGATCATAGTGGGGGCAATATTAGTATTGCCATTGCTGAACTCCTGCAAGAAATACCTGGATGTGGTGCCTGATTATGTAGCCACCATTGAGAATGCGTTCACCATGCGCAAGGAGGCAGAAAAGTATCTTTTTACCTGCTACTCCTATTTACCGGCAGACGGGAACCCTTCTGCCAATCCCGGGCTTACCAGCGGCGATGAGCTTTCTCTTATCTATCCGTTTGTGGCAAGTGCCCTGCAGCCTCCGCCTTATCATATAGCACGCGGTTTCCAGAACGTGGTAGACCCTTATGCTAATTACTGGGATGGTACACAGCAAGGCAAAAAACTTTTCATTGGCCTGAGGGACTGCAACATCTTCCTGGAAAACATCAATAAAGTACCTGACATCAATAGTGATGACAGAAGACGTTGGATAGCAGAGGTGAAATTCCTGAAAGCGTACTATCATTTTTACCTATTACGCCATTATGGCCCTATTCCTTTGATCAAGGAAAATTTGCCACTTGAAGCGAGTAATGAAGCTGTAAGGGTTTATCGTGATCCGGTGGATTCCTGCTTTGAGTATATCGTTAAACTGATGGATGAGGCAAAAGACGATCTGCCTGTAACAATCCTTAATGAAACAGACGAGTTAGGTCGTATCACAAAACCTATCTGCCTTGCCATAAAAGCAAAAATACTGGTTACAGCTGCCAGCCCATTGTTCAATGGTAACGCGGATTATTCTTCTTATGTAGATAACCGGGGCATCAGATTGTTTAACACAACGAAAGATGATACCAAATGGGTTAAAGCGGCAGAGGCTTGCAAAGAGGCTGTTGACCTTTGCAACGAAGTAGGTTTAAAACTCTACACTTTTGTACCTGGCGCTTTGCAAACACCACTCGCCCCTGAAACGATTATACAACTGAGCCTTCGCAATGCTGTAACGGAAAAATGGAATTCCGAGATCATCTGGGCCAACACAAATAGTATGAGTAACCCGCTGCAGATCCTCAATATTCCACGTGGAATTGATCCTGCACAGGCCGGCAATACTGCTCCCCGCGGGCAAATGGCACCACCACTGAAAATGGCAGAGTTGTTCTATACAAAGAACGGTGTGCCCATCAGTGAGGACAGAACATGGGATTACAGTGGCCGTTATGGATTGCGCACTGCTCTCAACGCAGAGCGGTTTAATATTGAAGAAGGTTACACTACTGCATCATTGCATTTTGACCGGGAAAACCGCTTTTATGCCAATATTGCTTTTGATGGCGGTAAATGGTATGGTTATGGCCAGACAGATGATACAAAAAGCATTACCCTCAAAGCAAAAAAAGGACAAGCCTCTTCCCAGCAGGTAAACTTTTCTTACTCTACCACCGGTTACTGGGTAAAAAAACTAGTGAACTACCAGAACATAGTGGGTGCCAACTCTACACTTACCATCAGGGATTATCCATGGCCTCAGATGAGGCTGGCAGATCTTTATCTGATGTATGCGGAGGCATTGAATGAAAAGGACGGTCCTACGCCCGAAGCACTTAGCTGGATCAATCTTGTAAGAGCGAGAGCTGCTATTCCTTCTGTAGAAACTGCATGGACCACTTATGCCAAAAACCCTGCAGCATTCCAAACCAAAGATGGCCTGCGCAAGATCATTCACCAGGAGCGCCTGATAGAACTGGCTTTTGAAGGTCATCGTTTCTATGATCTCCGCCGTTGGAAAGAAGCAATGAGTGTGCTCAATGCACCTGTTACGGGATGGGACCTGGATCAGGCAACTCCGGAAGCATACTACCGGGTACGCCCCATTTATACACAAACTTTCAGCCTGAAGGATTATTTCTGGCCGATAAGGGAAAACAATCTCACCGTGAACAGGAACCTGTTACAATCTCCGGGTTGGTAA